One window from the genome of Triticum urartu cultivar G1812 unplaced genomic scaffold, Tu2.1 TuUngrouped_contig_5567, whole genome shotgun sequence encodes:
- the LOC125529384 gene encoding hydroxyproline O-arabinosyltransferase NOD3-like (The sequence of the model RefSeq protein was modified relative to this genomic sequence to represent the inferred CDS: added 66 bases not found in genome assembly), which produces MIVGRKNAGKASSFLLILISVGCFFATYNFLTMVGHSRSGDGPRKLLGGGDQGGAVAFGSGSDPSKRFHVALTATDALYSQWQSRIMYYWYKQMRVRPGSDMGGFTRILHSGKPDGLMDEIPTLVVDPLPEGADRGYIVLNRPWAFVQWLQKANIKEDYILMAEPDHIFVKPLPNLAHGEEPAAFPFFYIKPTDNEKILRKFFPEEKGPVSNIDPIGNSPVIIQKAQLEKIAPTWMNVSLKMKEDVETDKAFGWVLEMYAYAVASALHGVHHSLQKDFMIQPPWDAKSDNTFIIHYTYGCDYSLKGELTYGKIGEWRFDKRSYLRSPPPRNLSLPPPGVPESVATLVKMVNEATANIVGWDDEI; this is translated from the exons ATGATCGTCGGGAGGAAGAATGCCGGCAAGGCCTCTTCCTTCTTGCTCATCCTCATCTCGGTCGGCTGCTTCTTCGCGACCTACAACTTCCTGACAATGGTGGGCCACAGCCGAAGCGGAGACGGGCCACGCAAATTGCTCGGCGGCGGCGATCAGGGCGGTGCCGTCGCCTTCGGGTCTGGTTCGGACCCGTCGAAGAGGTTCCACGTCGCCCTTACGGCGACGGATGCGCTGTACAGCCAGTGGCAGTCGCGGATAATGTACTACTGGTACAAGCAGATGAGAGTCAGGCCTGGCTCGGATATGGGCGGCTTCACGCGGATCCTTCACTCTGGAAAGCCGGACGGTTTGATGGATGAGATACCCACCTTAGTTGTTGACCCCCTCCCTGAAGGCGCTGACAGG GGTTACATTGTCCTCAATAGACCCTGGGCATTTGTCCAATGGTTGCAGAAGGCGAACATCAAGGAGGA TTATATACTTATGGCTGAGCCAGATCATATCTTTGTGAAGCCTTTGCCAAACTTAGCTCACGGTGAAGAACCTGCCGCATTTCCCTTTTTCTACATCAAACCAACTGACAATGAGAAGATACTAAGGAAGTTCTTTCCAGAAGAAAAAGGTCCTGTCTCAAATATTGATCCTATTGGCAACTCCCCTGTGATTATCCAGAAG GCCCAGCTTGAGAAGATTGCTCCAACCTGGATGAATGTTTCGCTAAAAATGAAAGAGGATGTGGAGACAGACAAAGCTTTTGGATGGGTCTTGGAAAT GTATGCATATGCTGTTGCAAGTGCATTGCATGGTGTGCACCACAGCCTCCAAAAAGATTTCATGATTCAG CCTCCATGGGACGCGAAATCAGACAACACATTCATCATCCATTATACTTACGGATGTGACTATTCATTAAAG GGTGAGCTGACTTATGGTAAGATCGGGGAATGGCGTTTTGATAAGAGATCTTATCTTCGCTCACCACCACCGAGAAATCTTTCATTACCCCCTCCAGGAGTTCCTGAAAGTGTG